The following proteins come from a genomic window of Phaeodactylum tricornutum CCAP 1055/1 chromosome 19, whole genome shotgun sequence:
- a CDS encoding predicted protein yields MRYVFLAVTLTCIGISIGKIHSLSPYQNAAAHDAVSRTNQLGDTKEWGIKSKRTVTTRTIEHPFTLTTEDEVHNVPNHDHHQDMPDQTDGGHAHDKDKFCSGMMPMSMFMDGFRVTLNRPENDCLMYFVQSWTLKDADSFKGACVFSFLLAVFLEGLSAVRSTVQRNTSQPRWTRHGLLTAIYAVQALLGYLVMFLAMSYSIELVFSAVFGLAFGNLVFFRYESLAPQPRSHPAAPSRRDIRNARDHKSSVNCGISEGLHEPLLVNSFNSKRD; encoded by the coding sequence ATGCGGTATGTGTTTCTCGCCGTAACGTTGACTTGTATTGGAATCTCGATCGGTAAAATACATTCGCTATCACCGTACCAGAACGCAGCAGCACACGATGCCGTCTCCCGCACGAATCAATTGGGAGACACCAAAGAATGGGGGATAAAGTCCAAGCGGACTGTGACTACTCGGACAATAGAACATCCATTTACCTTGACTACTGAGGATGAAGTGCACAATGTTCCGAACCATGATCACCACCAGGACATGCCGGATCAAACAGATGGTGGACATGCGCACGACAAAGATAAGTTTTGTTCCGGTATGATGCCCATGTCCATGTTTATGGACGGCTTTCGTGTCACTTTGAATCGCCCAGAGAACGATTGCCTTATGTATTTTGTCCAGTCTTGGACGCTGAAAGATGCCGACAGTTTCAAAGGCGCTTGCGTTTTCTCCTTTTTACTGGCAGTCTTTCTGGAAGGACTCTCGGCGGTACGTTCTACTGTTCAACGGAACACGTCCCAACCTCGATGGACCCGCCACGGACTATTAACTGCAATATACGCCGTCCAAGCGCTTTTGGGTTACCTTGTCATGTTTCTCGCCATGAGCTATTCCATCGAGCTCGTATTCTCGGCCGTGTTTGGCTTGGCGTTCGGGAATCTAGTATTTTTTCGGTACGAAAGTTTGGCTCCCCAACCGCGTTCCCATCCGGCCGCTCCCAGTCGTCGCGATATCAGGAATGCTCGTGACCACAAATCCAGCGTCAACTGCGGAATATCTGAGGGTCTGCATGAACCGCTGCTGGTAAATTCTTTTAATAGTAAAcgcgattga